Proteins encoded together in one Parus major isolate Abel chromosome 25LG2, Parus_major1.1, whole genome shotgun sequence window:
- the BOLA1 gene encoding bolA-like protein 1, producing MRGPLLAAAGGAMGGAGGPLARTIRAKLTAALQPTHLEVRDDSPRHGGPPGAETHFGVLIVSGRFAGLPLLQRHRLVHEALRAELAGPLHALQVIARTPQQWESDPQAPPAPPCLGGSKREQRRGDGEKEQEAPGQQ from the coding sequence ATGCGGGGTCCCCTCCTGGCAGCCGCTGGGGGGGCCATGGGGGGCGCGGGGGGACCCCTGGCCCGCACCATCCGCGCCAAGCTGACGGCGGCTCTGCAGCCCACTCACCTGGAGGTGCGGGACGACTCCCCCCGCCACGGGGGTCCCCCCGGCGCCGAGACGCATTTCGGGGTGCTGATTGTGAGCGGGCGCTTCGCGGggctccccctgctccagcgGCACCGCCTGGTGCACGAGGCGCTGCGGGCAGAGCTGGCCGGGCCCCTGCACGCCCTGCAGGTCATCGCTCGCACCCCCCAGCAGTGGGAGAGTGACCCCCAAGCCCCCCCCGCTCCCCCTTGCCTGGGGGGCTCCAAGAGGGAGCAGCGCCGCGGGGAcggggagaaggagcaggaggcGCCGGGGCAGCAGTGA
- the SV2A gene encoding synaptic vesicle glycoprotein 2A, which produces MDESFRDRTAFIRGAKDIAKEVKKHAAKKVSRGMDRVQDEYTRRSYSRFEEEEDDEDYAPQDGYYRGSEGANEEEGVSSDATEGHDEEDEIYEGEYQGIPRQESLKGGERLGAAAAAGAFDDSEGQRRKDREELAQQYELILQECGHGRFQWTLYFVLGLALMADGVEVFVVGFVLPSAEKDMCLSDSNKGMLGLIVYLGMMVGAFVWGGLADRLGRRQCLLISLSVNSVFAFFSSFVQGYGTFLFCRLLSGVGIGGSIPIVFSYFSEFLAQEKRGEHLSWLCMFWMIGGIYASAMAWAIIPHYGWSFQMGSAYQFHSWRVFVLVCAFPSVFAIGALTTMPESPRFYLENGKHDEAWMVLKQVHDTNMRAKGHPERVFSVTHIKTIKREDELIEIQSDTGTWYRRWLVRCLNLSQQVWSNFQQCFVPEYRRVTLMMMAVWFTMSFSYYGLTVWFPDMIKHLQSIEYASRTKLFTREKVRHFTFNFTLENQVHRGGEYFNDKFIGLKMKSVTFEDSLFEECYFEDITSSNTFFKNCTFISTVFYNTDLFEYKFINSRVLNSTFLHNKEGCQLDFSDDNNAYMIYFVSFLGTLAVLPGNIVSALLMDKIGRLRMLAGSSVMSCVSCFFLSFGNSESAMIALLCLFGGVSIASWNALDVLTVELYPSDKRTTAFGFLNALCKLAAVLGISIFTSFVGITKAVPILFASAALALGSSLALKLPETRGQVLQ; this is translated from the exons ATGGACGAATCGTTCCGGGACCGGACCGCGTTCATCCGCGGTGCCAAGGACATTGCCAAGGAGGTGAAGAAGCACGCGGCCAAGAAGGTGAGCCGGGGCATGGACCGAGTGCAGGACGAGTACACCCGGCGCTCCTACTCCCGCTtcgaggaggaggaggatgacgAAGACTACGCGCCCCAGGACGGCTATTACCGGGGGAGTGAGGGGGCCAACGAGGAGGAGGGGGTGTCCAGCGATGCCACTGAAGGCCACGACGAGGAGGATGAAATCTACGAGGGCGAGTACCAAGGGATCCCCCGGCAGGAGTCGCTGAAGGGGGGGGAGCGCCTGGGGGCCGCGGCAGCTGCCGGCGCTTTTGACGACAGCGAGGGGCAGCGGAGGAAGGACCGGGAGGAGCTGGCGCAGCAGTACGAGCTCATCCTGCAGGAATGTGGCCATGGCCGATTCCAGTGGACCCTCTACTTTGTCCTGGGCCTGGCCCTCATGGCTGACGGCGTCGAGGTCTTTGTGGTGGGCTTTGTTCTACCCAGCGCTGAGAAGGATATGTGCCTCTCCGACTCCAACAAGGGCATGCTGG GACTCATCGTGTACCTGGGCATGATGGTGGGCGCGTTCGTGTGGGGCGGGCTGGCCGACCGGCTGGGCCGAAGGCAGTGCCTCCTCATCTCCCTCTCCGTCAACAGCGTCTTCgccttcttctcctccttcgTCCAGGGCTACGGCACCTTCCTGTTCTGCCGCCTGCTCTCGGGCGTGGG catCGGCGGCTCCATCCCCATCGTCTTCTCCTACTTCTCGGAGTTCCTGGCACAGGAGAAGCGCGGGGAGCACCTGAGCTGGCTCTGCATGTTCTGGATGATCGGGGGCATCTACGCTTCCGCGATGGCCTGGGCCATCATCCCCCACTATG gCTGGAGCTTCCAGATGGGCTCTGCATACCAATTCCACAGCTGGAGGGTCTTTGTCCTCGTCTGCGCCTTCCCCTCGGTCTTTGCCATTGGGGCGCTCACCACAATGCCCGAGAGCCCGCGCTTCTACCTTGAG AATGGGAAGCACGACGAGGCCTGGATGGTGCTGAAGCAGGTCCATGACACCAACATGAGGGCCAAGGGCCACCCTGAGAGGGTCTTCTCG GTCACCCACATCAAGACCATCAAGCGGGAGGACGAGCTCATCGAGATCCAGTCGGACACCGGGACATGGTACCGGCGCTGGCTGGTGCGATGTCTCAACCTGTCCCAGCag GTCTGGAGCAACTTCCAGCAGTGCTTTGTGCCTGAGTACCGGCGGGTGACACTAATGATGATGGCGGTGTGGTTCACCATGTCCTTCAG CTACTATGGGCTCACCGTGTGGTTCCCGGACATGATAAAGCACCTGCAGAGCATTGAGTACGCGTCACGCACAAAGCTCTTCACGCGTGAGAAGGTTCGGCACTTTACCTTCAACTTCACCCTGGAGAACCAAGTGCACCGTGGTGGGGAGTATTTCAATGACAA GTTCATCGGGCTGAAAATGAAGTCGGTGACGTTTGAGGACTCGCTCTTTGAGGAGTGCTACTTCGAGGACATCACTTCCAGCAACACCTTCTTCAAGAACTGCACCTTCATCTCTACTGTCTTCTACAACACAG ATCTCTTTGAGTACAAGTTCATCAACAGCCGGGTGCTGAACAGCACGTTCCTGCACAACAAGGAGGGCTGCCAGCTGGACTTCAGCGACGACAACAACGCCTACATGATCTACTTTGTCAGCTTCCTGGGcaccctggctgtgctccctggaaACATCGTCTCGGCCCTGCTCATGGACAAGATTGGCCGCCTGCGCATGCTGG CTGGCTCCAGTGTCATGTCCTGCGTGAGCTGCTTCTTCCTGTCCTTCGGGAACAGCGAGTCTGCCATGATTGCGCTGCTCTGCCTCTTTGGGGGGGTCAGCATTGCCTCCTGGAATGCGCTCGACGTGCTCACCGTGGAGCTGTACCCCTCTGACAAGAG GACGACGGCGTTTGGGTTCCTGAACGCGCTGTGCAAGCTGGCGGCTGTGCTGGGCATCAGCATCTTCACGTCCTTTGTGGGCATCACCAAGGCCGTGCCCATCCTGTTTGCCTCAGCCGCGCTGGCCCTCGGCAGCTCCCTGGCCCTCAAACTGCCCGAGACACGGGGGCAGGTCCTGCAGTGa